A single window of Solanum dulcamara chromosome 5, daSolDulc1.2, whole genome shotgun sequence DNA harbors:
- the LOC129889325 gene encoding lactoylglutathione lyase GLX1-like isoform X2 — MKSIIKWATLGGLLLLFELYCFSIPMAITQSQLFNGKAPESLNAEGKVIESGLIAELVQTNIALNDETASEWIKKDQRRMLHVVYRVGNLDKTIKFYIECLGMKLLRKRDIPEEGYSNAFLGYGPEESNFAVELTYNYGVDKYDIGTGFGHFGIAVEDVAKIVDLVKAKGGKIVQEPGPIKDGGPIIALVEDPDGYNFELLERGPTLEPFRQVMLRVGDLDQSISFYKKAFGMELLRKRDNPDKKNTIAVMGYGPEDKNAVLELTYTYGVKSYDKGNGYAQIAVGTDDVYKTAEAIKLYSGEIVLEPGPLPGINTKIMACVDPDGWKTVFVDNADFMKELE, encoded by the exons CCATCACCCAGTCACAGTTATTCAATGGAAAAGCACCCGAATCTCTTAATGCTGAAGGGAAAGTGATCGAAAGTGGATTGATCGCTGAACTGGTGCAGACAAACATTGCCCTAAATGATGAAACTGCATCAGAGTGGATCAAGAAGGACCAAAGAAGAATGCTTCATGTCGTTTATCGTGTTGGGAATTTGGACAAGACAATAAA GTTTTACATAGAATGCTTGGGAATGAAGCTGTTAAGGAAGCGAGACATACCAGAGGAGGGTTATTCAAATGCTTTTCTTGGTTATGGACCTGAAGAATCAAATTTCGCCGTTGAACTTACTTACA ACTATGGAGTTGACAAGTATGACATTGGAACCGgttttggtcattttggaaTTGCTGTTGAGGAT GTTGCTAAAATAGTAGACTTAGTAAAAGCAAAGGGAGGGAAGATTGTCCAGGAACCTGGTCCAATCAAAGATGGAGGACCTATAATTGCCCTCGTGGAAGATCCTGATGGCTACAACTTTGAACTATTAGAGAGAGGGCCTACTCTTGAACCTTTCCGTCAAGTAATGCTTCGTGTAGGAGATCTTGACCAGTCCATTAGTTTCTATAAGAAG GCATTTGGCATGGAGCTTCTTCGTAAAAGAGATAATCCGGACAAAAAA AACACAATAGCCGTCATGGGTTATGGACCTGAAGATAAAAATGCAGTTCTGGAATTAACATATACTTATGGTGTCAAAAGCTATGATAAGGGAAATGGTTATGCTCAG ATTGCAGTAGGAACAGATGATGTTTACAAGACTGCAGAAGCTATAAAACTGTATAGTGGGGAAATTGTACTTGAACCTGGACCTTTGCCGGGTATAAACACCAAGATCATGGCATGTGTTGATCCTGATGGTTGGAAGACA GTTTTTGTTGATAATGCTGATTTTATGAAGGAATTAGAGTGA
- the LOC129889324 gene encoding VAN3-binding protein-like isoform X4 → MLEKMIRDAMHQLEGINEDSAASWLPVACPPPETPTESMEFLARSWSLSAKELSKALSHTNQTSYVDEKMSVSSLQAQHGKTSIIEEPQEQPLPNSDSPPVSPRGSDDTKGKNKRRSKKGKGELFLLHQALNPDFLSSHQLLKAGLYRTVMHGKTMGRWMKDQKEKKKQELRTHSAQVHAAVSVAGVAAAVAALATLSVTSSKKSINQHKTSSKMSTAIASAAALVASHCIEIAEDMGAEQDQILSVVNSAINARTSGDIMTLTAGAATALRGAATLRARLQKGNRAAAVALADECVEGNKESNVTAALSFVAKGGELLKRTRKGDLHWKQVYFNINSDCQQVIAKMKSKHMAGTFTKKKKCVVSGVYCDIPAWCGRDEEHDEQKCYFGIQTADRMIEFECRNKGEKQMWVDGIQQILCCRMSMT, encoded by the exons CTTGCAAGATCATGGAGTCTGTCAGCTAAGGAACTCTCTAAAGCTCTTTCTCACACAAACCAAACAAGTTATGTAGATGAGAAGATGTCAGTGTCTTCATTACAAGCACAACATGGGAAGACCTCGATTATAGAGGAACCA CAAGAACAACCACTACCCAACTCTGATAGCCCTCCAGTGTCTCCGAGGGGAAGTGATGATACAAAGGGTAAAAACAAACGGAGAAGCAAGAAGGGAAAGGGG GAATTGTTTTTACTGCATCAGGCTCTCAATCCAGATTTCCTCTCCAGTCATCAGTTGCTGAAAGCTGGG CTCTACAGGACTGTGATGCATGGCAAGACAATGGGTAGATGGATGAAagatcaaaaagaaaagaaaaaacaagagCTTAGAACTCACAGTGCCCAGGTGCACGCAGCAGTTTCAGTAGCGGGGGTTGCAGCTGCAGTGGCTGCTCTTGCAACCTTATCAGTAACTTCTTCAAAGAAGTCCATAAACCAACACAAGACATCTTCAAAGATGTCAACTGCAATTGCATCTGCAGCAGCTTTAGTTGCATCCCACTGTATTGAAATTGCAGAGGACATGGGTGCTGAACAGGATCAAATCTTATCAGTTGTAAATTCAGCTATCAATGCAAGAACTAGTGGAGACATAATGACTCTAACTGCTGGAGCTGCTACAG CATTGAGAGGTGCTGCCACTCTAAGGGCGAGGCTACAGAAAGGAAATAGAGCTGCAGCTGTTGCCCTAGCTGATGAGTGTGTCGAAGGTAACAAAGAATCAAATGTTACAGCAGCTCTTAGTTTTGTTGCCAAAGGGGGAGAACTGCTCAAACGTACAAGAAAAG GAGATCTCCACTGGAAACAAGTCTATTTCAACATAAACTCAGATTGCCAG CAGGTGATAGCTAAAATGAAAAGCAAGCATATGGCAGGAACAttcacaaagaaaaagaaat GTGTGGTCTCCGGAGTCTATTGTGACATACCAGCATGGTGTGGACGAGACGAGGAACACGACGAGCAGAAGTGCTACTTTGGGATACAAACTGCTGACAGGATGATTGAATTTGAATGCAGAAACAAAGGGGAGAAACAAATGTGGGTGGATGGGATTCAACAAATCTTGTGCTGCCGCATGAGCATGACATGA